Part of the Thermodesulfobacteriota bacterium genome is shown below.
TCAGCGAGGTGCGGGAGTCGAAGCGCCTGGTGGACAGCCCGGCCATGGTGGTGAGCCAGGGCGGCATGCTCACCGCCAGCATGGAGCGCATCCTGCGGGCGGCCAACCAGGATCTGGCCGAGATGGGTCCCAAGATCCTGGAGATCAACACCCATCATCCCATGATCAAGAGCCTGGCCCAGCTGCGGCTCAAGGACGAGGCCTTTGCCGGGATGGTGGTGGAGCAGATCTTCGACAACGCCATGGTTCAGGCCGGCCTGCTGGTGGACAGCCGCAAGCTGGTGGAGCGGGTCTACGCCATCTTGGACCGGACGGTGCGAACCGCGGAATAGTGAACAAGGAGTCAGGAGAGCCTACGCGATCATGATCGACGTCAAGAGCCTGTCCAAATCCTATGGCGAGGTCCAGGCCTTGCAGGACGTGTCGTTCACGGTCCAGGCCGGGGAGGTGATCGGCCTTCTGGGACCCAACGGCGCCGGCAAGACCACCCTCATGAAGATCCTCACCGGCTATCTGCAGCCCTCGGCCGGCACCGCCGTGGTGGCTGGCCGGGACATCCTGGCGGAGCGCCAGGCCATCCAGGCCCTGATCGGCTACCTGCCGGAGAACGCCCCCCTCTATCCGGAGCTGTCGGTGCAAAGCGCTCTCAAGCTGGTGGCGGATCTCAGAGGCATCCCGGCCGCGGAGCAGCCGCGGCTCATCGGCGCGGCGGTCAAGGCCACCGGCCTGGTGGATCGGCTGACCCGGCCCATCGGCACCCTGTCCAAGGGCTACCGCCAGCGGGTGGGTCTGGCCCAGGCCATCCTGCACCAGCCGAAGATCCTCATCCTCGATGAGCCCACCAATGGCCTCGATCCCACCCAGATCCTGGAGGTTCGGCATCTCATCCAGCGCCTGGCCCAGAAGGCGACGGTCATCATCTCCACCCACATCCTCTCCGAGGTGGAGGCCACCTGCGACCGGGCGATCATCATCATGCGTGGCCAGCTCAAGGCCGATGCCCGCCTGGCCGATCTGGCCGCCACTGCAGACGCTGTGGTGACGGTGGCGGGCGCCGGCAACGGCCGGGTGCAGCAGGTCCTCAAAGGGCTGCCCGGCGTCAAGGGCGTCGAGGTGGCGGAAGCGCGGCAGGATCGGGTGACCTACCGCGTGCGGGGCGGAAGCGACGCCGATCTCTGCCCGGCGATCTATGACGCGGCCCGCCTGCATGACTGGCGCCTTGCCCAGCTGCGGCCGGATGTCCGTACCCTGGAGGCGGTCTTTGCCCGCCTCGCCACCCAGGAAGGGGGGGTGACCCCATGAGCCAGGTCCTTGCCATCACCCGAAAGGAGCTGAAGACCGCCTTCGGCTCCCCCATGGCCGCCATCTTCATCGGCGCCTTTCTGCTCGCCACCCTCTTCGCCTTCTTCTGGGTCGAGACCTTCTTTGCCCGCAACACCGCCGACGTGCGGCCGCTCTTCACCTGGATGCCGATCCTCCTGGTCTTCCTCACCGCGGCGCTGACCATGCGGCAGTGGAGCGAGGAGCAGAAGATGGGCACCCTGGAGATCCTCCTGACCCTGCCGGTGCCGCTGCCGGCCCTGGTGCTGGGCAAGTTCTTGGCCGTGCTCTGTCTGGTGGCGGTGAGCCTGGCGCTGACCGCCGGCCTGCCCGTCACCGTTGCCTTCATGGGCGAGCTCGACTGGGGGCCGGTGGCGGGCGGCTACCTGGGCGCCCTGCTGGTGGCGGCCAGCTACACCGCCATCGGGCTTTTCATCTCCTCCCGGACGGACAACCAGATCATCGCCCTCATCCTCACCGTGCTGGTGGCCGGGCTCTTCTATCTGGTGGGCTCCAGCGGCGTGGTGGGCTTTGCCGGCACCAGCACCGCCGAGCTGCTGCGCCTCCTGGGCACCGGCAGCCGCTTTGCCAGCATCGAGCGGGGGGTGGTGGATCTGCGGGACCTCGTCTACTACGGCTCCTTGTGTCTGGGCTTCCTGGCCCTCAACACCCTGTCCCTGGACCGCAGCCGCTGGAGCGGCGGCCCGCGCACCAGGAGCTACCGCGTGAACGCCGTCC
Proteins encoded:
- a CDS encoding ATP-binding cassette domain-containing protein encodes the protein MIDVKSLSKSYGEVQALQDVSFTVQAGEVIGLLGPNGAGKTTLMKILTGYLQPSAGTAVVAGRDILAERQAIQALIGYLPENAPLYPELSVQSALKLVADLRGIPAAEQPRLIGAAVKATGLVDRLTRPIGTLSKGYRQRVGLAQAILHQPKILILDEPTNGLDPTQILEVRHLIQRLAQKATVIISTHILSEVEATCDRAIIIMRGQLKADARLADLAATADAVVTVAGAGNGRVQQVLKGLPGVKGVEVAEARQDRVTYRVRGGSDADLCPAIYDAARLHDWRLAQLRPDVRTLEAVFARLATQEGGVTP